In a genomic window of Mus pahari chromosome 8, PAHARI_EIJ_v1.1, whole genome shotgun sequence:
- the Myoz1 gene encoding myozenin-1 produces the protein MPLSGTPAPNKRRKSSKLIMELTGGGRESSGLNLGKKISVPRDVMLEELSLLTNRGSKMFKLRQMRVEKFIYENHPDVFSDSSMDHFQKFLPTVGGQLETAGQGFSYGKGSSGGQAGISGSAGQYGSDRHQQGSGFGAGGSGGPGGQAGGGGAPGTVGVGEPGSGDQAGGDGKHVTVFKTYISPWDRAMGVDPQQKVELGIDLLAYGAKAELPKYKSFNRTAMPYGGYEKASKRMTFQMPKFDLGPLLSEPLVLYNQNLSNRPSFNRTPIPWLSSGEHVDYNVDIGIPLDGETEEL, from the exons GTGGCCGGGAGAGCTCAGGCCTGAACCTGGGCAAGAAGATCAGTGTCCCGAGGGACGTGATGTTAGAGGAACTGTCACTTCTTACCAATCGAGGCTCCAAGATGTTCAAGCTGCGGCAGATGCGGGTGGAGAAATTTATCTATGAGAACCACCCCGATGTTTTCTCTGACAGTTCAATG GATCACTTCCAGAAGTTTCTTCCCACAGTGGGAGGACAGCTGGAGACAGCTGGTCAGGGCTTCTCCTATGGCAAAGGCAGCAGCGGAGGCCAGGCTGGCATCAGTGGCTCGGCTGGACAATATGGCTCTGACCGTCATCAGCAGGGCTCTGGGTTTGGAGCTGGGGGTTCAGGTGGTCCTGGGGGCCAGGCTGGTGGAGGAGGAGCTCCTGGCACAGTAGGGGTTGGAGAGCCCGGATCAG GTGACCAGGCAGGTGGAGATGGAAAACATGTCACTGTGTTCAAGACTTATATCTCCCCATGGGATCGGGCCATGGGGGTTGACCCTCAGCAAAAAGTGGAACTTGGCATTGACCTACTGGCATACGGGGCCAAAGCCGAACTCCCCAAATATAAGTCCTTCAACAG gaCAGCAATGCCCTACGGTGGATATGAGAAGGCCTCCAAACGCATGACCTTCCAGATGCCCAAGTTTGACCTGGGGCCTCTGCTGAGTGAACCCCTGGTCCTCTACAACCAGAACCTCTCCAACAGGCCTTCTTTCAATCGAACCCCTATCCCCTGGTTGAGTTCTGGGGAGCATGTAGACTACAACGTGGATATTGGTATCCCCttggatggagagacagaggagcTGTGA